From Macaca fascicularis isolate 582-1 chromosome 14, T2T-MFA8v1.1, a single genomic window includes:
- the KCTD21 gene encoding BTB/POZ domain-containing protein KCTD21, whose protein sequence is MSDPITLNVGGKLYTTSLATLTSFPDSMLGAMFSGKMPTKRDSQGNCFIDRDGKVFRYILNFLRTSHLDLPEDFQEMGLLRREADFYQVQPLIEALQEKEVELSKAEKNAMLNITLNQHVQTVHFTVREAPQIYSLSSSSMEVFNANIFSTSCLFLKLLGSKLYYCSNGNLSSITSHLQDPNHLTLDWVANVEGLPEEEYTKQNLKRLWVVPANKQINSFQVFVEEVLKIALSDGFCIDSSHPHTLDFMNNKIIRLIRYR, encoded by the coding sequence ATGTCCGACCCCATCACGCTGAACGTCGGGGGGAAGCTCTATACAACCTCATTGGCAACCCTGACCAGCTTCCCTGACTCCATGCTAGGTGCCATGTTCAGCGGGAAGATGCCCACCAAGAGGGACAGCCAGGGCAACTGCTTCATTGACCGTGACGGCAAAGTGTTCCGCTATATCCTCAACTTCCTGCGGACCTCCCACCTTGACCTGCCCGAGGACTTCCAGGAGATGGGCCTGCTCCGCAGGGAGGCCGACTTCTACCAGGTGCAGCCCCTGATTGAGGCCCTGCAGGAGAAGGAAGTGGAGCTCTCCAAGGCCGAGAAGAATGCTATGCTCAACATCACACTGAACCAGCACGTGCAGACGGTCCACTTCACTGTGCGCGAGGCGCCCCAGATCTACAGCCTCTCCTCCTCCAGCATGGAGGTCTTCAACGCCAACATCTTCAGcacctcctgcctcttcctcaaactccttggctctaAGCTCTACTACTGCTCCAATGGCAATCTCTCGTCCATCACCAGCCACTTGCAGGACCCCAACCACCTGACTCTGGACTGGGTGGCCAATGTGGAGGGCCTGCCAGAGGAGGAGTACACCAAGCAGAACCTCAAGAGGCTCTGGGTGGTGCCTGCCAACAAGCAGATCAACAGCTTCCAGGTCTTCGTGGAGGAGGTACTGAAAATCGCTCTGAGCGATGGCTTCTGCATCGATTCTTCTCACCCACACACTCTGGATTTTATGAACAATAAGATTATTCGATTAATACGGTACAGGTAA